TCTCATAAATTTAGAGATACAACATTATTTTGGCTGATTACTTTTTCTTTAAAACCTTTCCTACCTTAAAGACATGAGTTAAGCTCTTTTTCACCTCAAAAAAGTCCATTTCAGCCGCAGGTTTTCTAGCAATAATGACGTAATCATTACCTGGTAAAAGTAAATCTGATAATTCGAAAACAGCTTGTCTTATGTATCTTTTTATTTGATTTCTCATCACAGCATTTCCAATTTTTTTGCTAACAGACAGCCCAATTCGAAAATAGTCTTGATCCTCTTTCTTCAGACTATAGACAACAAATTGTCGATTTGCGAATGATTGTCCCTTTTGAAATGCCTCTTGGAATTCTTTATTCTTCTTTACCC
This Neobacillus sp. YX16 DNA region includes the following protein-coding sequences:
- the rnpA gene encoding ribonuclease P protein component, encoding MKKELRVKKNKEFQEAFQKGQSFANRQFVVYSLKKEDQDYFRIGLSVSKKIGNAVMRNQIKRYIRQAVFELSDLLLPGNDYVIIARKPAAEMDFFEVKKSLTHVFKVGKVLKKK